The following is a genomic window from Doryrhamphus excisus isolate RoL2022-K1 chromosome 3, RoL_Dexc_1.0, whole genome shotgun sequence.
GTAGTAGTGTCATTTGAGCCCCAGTACTGATAGACTGCTTAAAGTCTCCCCCCCAGTGGACGCAGAAACCCAGCAAGTGGCCGAGGAGCTTGCCAAGTTTGTGGCTGAGGGTGGCCCTGAGGTGGAAAGCATCGCTATCGAGCGCAACCGGGACAACCCTACCTTCAGGTGAGGTTCTATAAAGTCACTTTGATAAGTATTcatttgagggttttttttttgctcacaaGGCTTTTTCTCCCTCTAGCTTTTTATTTGATTGCCAAAACCCAGCCTACCATTACTACAAGCAAAAGCTACGAGAGTATGGTGCTGCAGCCTCCCAGACCTTTTCACCTCCAGCAGCAGAGTCTCGGACAGAGCTGCAACGactggctcctcctcctccacgagCACAAATTCCCCCTCCGTTGAACCTAGCATCTCAACCCAGTCCTAGTCAGGTGGCTAACACCCCGCCAGTCAAACGGAAGAGGAAGAGTAGATGGGGGGCTGAGGACGACAAAGTGGAGCTACCCGTTCCTACCATTGTTGTCCCTCAAGATGTTAGCGTTCCAGACCCCAATATGCCGTCTCTCTCTGGTACTTACTGATGCTGCATTTCTAAGTATTTATACAGTATCTAAAagaaagtgagtacacccctcataTTTCAGCAATCACTTTTATTACAGTACAGTCACCCCTAGCTACATTGCGCCCTCACTCtaatttgtttatatatatatatatatatatatatatatatttaaacaatgtgtattcttggcctaaatgtacaaattttgaagtggaaaaaatgGCTAATTGAACTAAAGTAATTTGTTTTAAATTACTGTATATCACaataggcacaataataataacatagtaatcataataacacaggctactaGTGGGGCCATGACCCACAACCAGCTAAAATTCAACCCTGACCCTTTGACCAACATCGCTTCCTGTCTGTCCGCTCGCTAGAAAGGTCCCCTAGATAACACACAagcaggagttttatttacatcttaaatggcttactCTTACTGTTTCTACtgcattgggtaatacgagtgaaAGACATTTAACGCTGCCGTTACAACACAGTAAGTacgctgtccagaaaaaaaaaacaaggaactaCAAACAtcttatttacagtatgtctaaTATGcgttattttcttccattttatcTACAATATTGGGGAATACAAAGGTAAAGGTAGCTATATGGGTGATATTTAATGTATCCCCTCTACATgatgctctaataatgctaaaaaccaTATTCAGAAGAACaacaattatgaaaatattcaatttattaatgctACGAATGTCACAAGACACATAAGATATACAATATTGGATGTACGAGAATGatgacaagattttaacattactttcaACAAGTGCAATGAAGAAATATAAAAACGATATGACAATAtttgcaatctactaatttcATTTTTACTACCGACCCACCAGGACAGAGAGGTGTACTCACTTGCCAGCTAAGAAAACAATACCTGTGTTATTGACTCATTTTTGTGGATAGTAagtctatactgctatacaaagcatacactgactactcttaaATGCATTTGTGCTTTGTTACTATAATATCGTCCCTTGAAAAAAtataatgctaaaatgcttgctgaaatgtgagtggTATACCCATGGTCACTTTTGTGCGATAACGACTCCATAATGCCATCATATTTTCCCAAGTGTTATCTAATCCATAGGAGGAATTTGTAACATCCTAtgatgttgtgttttgtcattttttagcTCAAGATCTGCAAGGTCTTGGTTATAAGAAGGGGAAACCTTTGGGTCTCGTTGGTGTGACGGAACTATCCGAAGAGCAGAAGAAACAGCTAAAAGAGCAACAAGAGGTACATAGTTGATCGTactcggggggcggggggcccATCATCATCAAAAATGATGATGTGCCTTGTCAAGGAACTGAGTTAGAGAAACCAATGGCCGTCTAGTGTAAGTTTGTAACAAGAGCTGTGTTTTCCATCCTGGTAGATGCAAGAGATGTATGACATGATCATGAAGCACAAGCGAGCAATGGCCGAGATGCAGGTCATGTGGGAAAAGGCCATCAGAGACCACCAGCACGAGTACGACAGTGATGAAGAGGTGGACCAGCAGGCAGGCACCTGGGAACATCGTCTCCgaaaaatggaaatggaaaagaCACGGGGTACGACTGAGCTGATAAGCAGCTGTAATCAATATTACTTATGAAATGTAATTACAAGCCATTGATTGTGTTACCTGATTCTCTCAGAATGGGCAGAGTCTTTGACAGACATGGGCAAGGGGAAACACTTCATCGGAGACTTCCTGCCACCTGAGGAGCTAGAGAAGTTTATGGAGACTTTTAAGGCACTCAAGGTCAGCTCTAGGACTAAGCTTTGCATTGTTTAGCGAGAGCATTGTTTTTCTGACCATTTTAGTATTACATTGATTGAATAACATAAAGAAAGataagataataatgctcagttttgattgacactgtagAGTAACTGCCCTATGAATGGTACTATCCCCTTGCAGGAAGGGCGGGACCCAGATTACTCGGAATACAAAGAGTTTAAGTTGACTGTGGAGAATCTTGGTTTCCGTATGCTGATGAAGATGGGGTGGAAAGAAGGGGAGGGCCTTGGAAGTGAGGGACAGGGCATCAAGGCTCCGGTCAACAAGTGTGTATTCCTCAAATTGTTTTCCAATGCTGTCTGCATACATTTCAATTTTACAGTGCTTGAAATCTCAACATGGGCCAATAATTGTCTCTTTTTCCTTACATTTGACCTCAttatttccttccttcctcataGATTGAGCTGACATTATGATTGGAACCTGGTTGGTTTGTTGAGCAACTTTTATGGCAAAATATGAACATCCACTCTCCTAAATGTAGTTTTCTCTTTGTGATTTAAGTGACCATTAAAACAACGTATATTTGCATGCATTACAATAAACCGCTACCTcacattttgtaaattttcctgTGTAGGTGATACGCGGTTTATAGCGTTCCTTTTGAGGGGGGTTTGTAGTCACGCACACActcccataaattaattaaaaacataatttttgttTGGATTAGTTGGAGATGTAGTTAAATTGCAGTGCACCGTGGAACAATGCACTATGTTATAGTCAATCTCTTGACTGTCATGACCATCATTTAGGCTAAAGATAATATTGTAATGTCTACCTTTTATGTTGTAAGAATGCTGACGAGGTGGTCGAGCCACAGTTtcttttattgcaaaaacaaaacagattaCCGTCGGCCACTACCATGACAAAACATCAGCCAACTAAATTGTCCTCCCGACACACAGCCatatttttacacaatacatgacTTCTGGGTCACTGTATCAATATAGcagtgtagtagtagtatcattGATATACAAAGTTTACAGCTCTAGCTTTTAATTTTTCTAagtgatttatttcattattgtattttgtgttttattactgtattgcaTGTCCTTTATGTGATCTATGCACTGTGTGAGTGACTTAAGAGGTAAACTTTACTTGCATCACAGTCCAGGAACGGAACTCGTATGTAAGCTTAGGCCCACTTGTAGTCATATTCTATATTGCCGGCTCTTTAAAACTGACTGAGTGTATCTGTGACGCATCTTAGGGGAACTACAGCCATGAATGGTGCAGGACTTGGAGTCGACCGCCCGGCTGACCTGACAAAAAGTGATGACGAGTATGACGCTTTCAGGAAGAGGATGATGCTCGCATACCGCTTTAGGCCCAACCCTCTGGTAAGCCcctgattcttttttttttaatatatagtatacatcATATGATTAATGATTGTTTaatcaaatttttatttttttcacagaatAATCCACGGAGGCCATATTACTGACACAAAGGaaaatgtttactttattgCACAGTAGCAATATTGAcaatttaagtgtgtgtgtgtgtgtgcgtgtgtgagagcaGAAGGTAAAGCCTGAATACCTGCTAGATTCACCTGTCAGTATGGTTTTGGAAATCTCAACTATCTCATTAACACAATCACAAAATTGCTTGTGTTGTTACATTTGGATATAAATACCACCTGAAATAATTAAAACCTGTTGTACATTACCTTGTGACCCACATTATTTCAGTGTTCAGTGAAATTTCAAAGCCAttcctttcattttctattgccaATTACCACTTTTTCATGCTTAGAAATAAAATGTCCCAATATTGGCAAGATTACCGCAATCCAGAGTTATCTGCCATGTGTCGgaacaaaaaagtattttgactTGCCTCGTCAAGTGGGGAGTAAGAGTAATCTTGTTTGGTTTAGTTCGTTTCCGTGTTTACAGGTATTTATCCATGCATGTTCACTATAATAAACTATATAAATTTATGAGATTGAAAGGGAGAGACACTCCGCTCTGGAGGAGCCAGTAGTGAAGGAAGGTGACAGATAAGTGAAATCAGACCTTCACTTTGCCATTCCTCGAGGGGGGCTCACTCTGGATAATTATAACTCTTGAAATCGCAGCCAAGCAAAAGTCACTCCAGAATTGGCTAGGGCAACAATAAGAGGCTACTTATTGCAAGGCCAACAAAAGCAAGGTGAAATAATATGCATTTGGGTGTGCTCATAACCATCAAATTGAATAACATTCCCCAAATTATGTGTTTGATCCAAATTGCTTAGGGAGAAACACTAATTTTATAATAACTTCCAACATATTTGTGAATCGGTTAAAAATAAAAGACTGATCAAGTAAATCAGCTCATTTGGCAAGTGATACACATGAGGCGTTCAATGACCGCACGTCACTGGGCTATCATAAGAATCCGATAGTGAATATGTTTAAGCGATTATatgcttaatttatttttctaaatgatGTGTCTCTCGGTCGGTCTTCCACTTTGCGGCCAAACTTTGATTTGACGCAGTAATGTGTGGACTGACAGCGAGAGattcagggggtggggggtgtagcAAGCAACCAAGATGGCGACAACCTGAGTGGCAGCAGTAATATACGAAGAGTCCGAACATTTTAATTGATATGCAGCTTGGGTCTACATCGACTTTTGTTACACTGAAGACTAACATATGAGAAGCAAGTAAAACCAGCGACAGAGCAAAAATTTAACCGGATTAAGGTGAGTTTTCATACTAGAGGAGTTTGcgatgagctagctagctagcggttTTATAGTGAGACCTGAGCGCAACTCTGGTTAGCTTGCGTTAGCTGGATTTATCTGGATGCATTCTCCgtttgctgctttgttttgttttgcttcttttGGTTTTTTGAACAAGTTTCCACACTCCACGGTTCTACGTAGGACCCCCTCCCCCTCACCACCACCATATCACCGGTAAAGGATCTTGGTTTGTAATGCCACCTAATTGCTAGCTAGGTGTCACAACTAGCTTCACAGTGTGTGACGACGTTTCACCCATCCCAAATTTATAGTTGCGTTTCGCACTTCATATGACTGTATTTGCTTAAAAAGTTTGGGCTTTTTTTACTCATCTATTGGAAGGGGCAGCGGTGTTATCAGAAGTGGTGCACGCCAAGCTAGTTCATTCAAGTAAGATGTGCTACGTTAGCCAGGTAGTATTTAAGCGTACAGTCATTGTTAATGCATCATACATGCGTCTCAGATTGACTGCTAAATAAGCCTTTTATTCTtttgattatcattattaaataaGTATATTAGTCCATATCATTCATGCATTGTTTGGCAgtctttatgtatttattaattcgttttttaaattattggcaattttttgtgtattttattttaatgtattttttctaacactttagttctttcattgttttgtttctttgatCACTGTTTGGCTCTCTAAAGTAGTGATTTGTCTATCGTGAAGGAATCAGCTCTAACTCTTTGAAAGAAACTACAGGAGTTGGCTGGTGTTGTTATGAGCCAATAGGGAAGACCATTAGTTTTTgccttgtctttttttcctgctgAAGGCGAATGTCATTGGCGAAGATGTGTGATGGCATCTCTTGTGTCCACATGGAGCAGGAGGAGAAGGTTAAACACGTTTcaccagtgttgccaacttgccGACTTTTTACACAAAATTTGGTAACATTCCAAACCATCTTGGTGacttattttctcaaaaatgactaGTCTAGTCCGGCCGTATCATAATTATTACACTGTCTAGACATTGAGAGGCCCTGGCCGAGATAAAAtcttaacattattttattttgctgaaGTGATGGccaaaattaaattaggaaaccAAGACTCAAGGTTATTTGTAGTTCTAAACATAGTTTTACTCATGTTGAATCATCAGAAAAGGGAAACAGGATCAGCTGAGGTgcttggaagttttttttttaatgcaaatctTCTGTAAAGAGACAACAGTGAGCTAGAtgctgcttttttcttttttgttttgcagctttaatttgtgttttgttgatGGTGTTTTTGATTGTAAATAATAGCATTTtgggtatttttaaatatatttttatactattagaatcacatgttacatgttaatattttaacacCGGAAATGAACAGATGATCAGTAATTGGTAGGGCATGAAGGGGGGTTCCAATTATAAAATAGACCCTGCTTCTTCCAACTCCATTTTTGACTTTTCCAATTGTATTAGTGTAAACATTTGATGTTGTTCATATAACTTGTTAAGCatattgaaaaacaaatcaagcCATTTGCATTATTACTGTTATGACTATGGGTTAAATGATATGTTTCAGAACCCCTGTAACATACCCACTGATGTTATGATAACACCGTAGTGTAggaccatgtgtgtgttttcattaaTGTTTAAATGACCCTTCCTTTCAGGTAGCTTGAACCACAGTGGCATGGAGGACACTTGAAGCCAGGATAACTCTTTTTGGAAGGCTCCGTCTGACTGCAGAAGCCTGGCTGACGGTGCTGCAGGAAACTGGCAGTGGAAGCGTGTTTGGACCCGGTCCAGGCGTACACGCTTATGTGTCCCCAGGCAGACTATGCCATGCAGCATGGATCCTTGACAGAAATGCTGTGCTGCGTGGCCTTGAACCAGGGCAGCTTGCCTCTACTTAAATGGTGTTAAATTAATACCAAAGTGAGGagagaatatattttttgtcagtgCACACATTTTTACCTCTGTGTGCAGCTTTTGACTAATAAGAACCTTAATGTTTACAAGCCCGGACTGACCCCCACCCCAGCCTGATTCGCCCTGCTCCCATTTTcagtattttaaaatttatcCGTTACATCTTGTGGACTAATTTTCCAGCTAGGAACAGTGGATTACGCTCCAACCCAAGGCTAGTTTTTACAGGGAGGCTCAATCCGTGGCTCAGTCATGAGTACGGGGGAGATACACCACCTTAACTACTTGAATGAAAACGAACTGATGGAGATGGACACGTTCATTCACCGCATCGACTCTACCGAGGTGATTTATCAGCCACGGAG
Proteins encoded in this region:
- the sugp1 gene encoding SURP and G-patch domain-containing protein 1 is translated as MESSDAGRGGWKNKNAQPHKQKMNLNILHQEQLIAEKKKEIEAKLALQAKMNAQIPNKSLPSSSPAMLDATSNKFANDGSFLQQFMTMQKQKSNSTSGSPNDAKSLSSSTSSPIGNTPQRKSIFAGKRSAGVGSMLSQFKSYSQSKKSPVISQRPSVFCSPDDDDDEEETDLSQFLNMKVSPPVDSDTRLIIDKMASFVAEGGPELEKRAKEDYKENPVFSFLYDTSSMEYLYYKKRVAELKKENASVNVSPPVDAETQQVAEELAKFVAEGGPEVESIAIERNRDNPTFSFLFDCQNPAYHYYKQKLREYGAAASQTFSPPAAESRTELQRLAPPPPRAQIPPPLNLASQPSPSQVANTPPVKRKRKSRWGAEDDKVELPVPTIVVPQDVSVPDPNMPSLSAQDLQGLGYKKGKPLGLVGVTELSEEQKKQLKEQQEMQEMYDMIMKHKRAMAEMQVMWEKAIRDHQHEYDSDEEVDQQAGTWEHRLRKMEMEKTREWAESLTDMGKGKHFIGDFLPPEELEKFMETFKALKEGRDPDYSEYKEFKLTVENLGFRMLMKMGWKEGEGLGSEGQGIKAPVNKGTTAMNGAGLGVDRPADLTKSDDEYDAFRKRMMLAYRFRPNPLNNPRRPYY